A genomic segment from Desulfonatronum lacustre DSM 10312 encodes:
- a CDS encoding amidohydrolase, translating to MNHGRPYADSVLLAGRVAGPGAPNDAPKDASETRSDAVAVRQGRIAAMGTAREIRAWIGPNTEVVDIAGGLILPGFRDAHIHPILGGMNLVECNLTGLVERDACLAHIASYARANQDQDFIRGGGWLPDLAPRREHLDAIVPDRPVLLKSIDGHNAWVNTRALVLAGITRDTPNPPGGIIERDALSGEATGILREWTAMELVESRLSAPTLRDRVMAGWAFLQRAAGMGIVSVHEAMAHEEELLAYQALERDGDLHMRVQASLLCEPEKGLAQIDHLLHLRESFQSALITPRTVKIFVDGVIEGRTALLLEPYADMPGYRGECLWALDELHRIVTALDAHGFQIHFHAVGDQGVRLALDAVEQAQRENGRPETRPGARHMIAHADLIHPRDIPRFRALGVIANLQPIWFCEEKHFAHTTLVSLGAQRAWSLYPVRDLLDSGAALTCGTDWPFSGELNTFNPLESIQIGVTRRGLDPQEVQAYNPTQCVPLAAMLHAHTLGGAYADFQEAVTGSITVGKSADLVVLDRDILKVPPDEISQARASLTMFQGRIIHRIPIADSASARPGR from the coding sequence ATGAATCACGGACGACCCTATGCGGACAGCGTCCTGTTGGCGGGGCGTGTTGCCGGGCCAGGCGCACCAAATGATGCGCCAAAAGACGCGTCAGAAACACGCTCCGATGCCGTGGCCGTGCGCCAGGGCAGGATCGCGGCCATGGGCACGGCCCGGGAGATTCGGGCCTGGATCGGGCCGAACACGGAGGTTGTTGACATTGCGGGCGGACTGATCCTGCCGGGGTTCCGGGACGCCCACATCCACCCCATCCTCGGCGGCATGAATCTGGTGGAGTGCAATCTGACCGGTCTGGTGGAGCGGGATGCCTGCCTGGCCCATATCGCGAGCTATGCCCGGGCCAACCAGGACCAGGACTTCATCCGGGGCGGGGGCTGGTTGCCGGATCTTGCGCCGCGCCGCGAGCATCTGGACGCCATTGTTCCGGACCGTCCGGTGCTGCTTAAATCCATTGACGGCCACAACGCCTGGGTGAACACCAGAGCCCTGGTTCTGGCCGGAATCACCAGGGACACGCCCAACCCGCCCGGCGGGATCATCGAACGGGATGCGCTCAGCGGCGAGGCAACCGGTATCCTCCGGGAGTGGACGGCCATGGAGCTGGTGGAGTCACGCCTGTCGGCCCCGACCTTGCGGGATCGGGTCATGGCCGGCTGGGCCTTTTTGCAGCGGGCCGCCGGTATGGGCATTGTCTCGGTCCATGAGGCCATGGCCCATGAAGAAGAGCTCCTGGCCTATCAGGCCCTGGAGCGAGACGGCGACCTGCACATGCGGGTGCAGGCCTCCCTGCTCTGCGAACCGGAAAAAGGCCTGGCCCAGATTGATCACCTGCTCCATCTCCGGGAGTCCTTTCAATCCGCGCTGATCACGCCGCGCACGGTCAAAATTTTCGTGGACGGGGTCATCGAAGGCCGCACCGCCCTGCTTCTGGAGCCCTACGCGGACATGCCGGGCTACCGGGGCGAATGCCTGTGGGCCTTGGACGAACTGCACCGGATTGTCACGGCCCTGGACGCCCACGGCTTCCAGATCCATTTTCACGCTGTTGGGGATCAGGGCGTTCGCCTGGCCCTGGATGCAGTAGAGCAGGCCCAACGTGAAAACGGCCGTCCGGAAACACGTCCTGGCGCCCGGCATATGATCGCCCATGCCGATCTGATCCATCCCCGGGACATTCCCCGCTTCCGGGCCCTGGGCGTCATCGCCAACCTCCAGCCGATCTGGTTTTGCGAGGAAAAGCATTTTGCCCATACCACCCTGGTCTCCCTGGGGGCGCAGCGGGCCTGGAGCCTCTATCCGGTCCGGGATCTCCTGGACAGCGGCGCGGCCCTGACCTGCGGCACGGACTGGCCGTTCAGCGGGGAGCTGAACACCTTCAATCCCCTGGAATCCATCCAGATCGGCGTCACCCGCCGCGGCCTGGACCCGCAAGAGGTTCAGGCCTACAACCCGACCCAGTGCGTCCCCTTGGCCGCCATGCTCCACGCCCACACCCTGGGCGGCGCCTATGCCGACTTTCAGGAAGCCGTCACCGGGTCCATCACGGTCGGCAAATCCGCCGACCTCGTTGTCCTGGACCGCGACATCCTCAAGGTCCCGCCCGACGAAATCTCCCAGGCCAGGGCCAGCCTGACCATGTTTCAGGGCAGAATCATTCACCGCATTCCCATCGCGGATTCAGCCTCGGCCAGGCCCGGGCGGTGA